One segment of Streptomyces sp. NA02950 DNA contains the following:
- a CDS encoding asparaginase: protein MMCKAHTKTGRPLVAVASLGGTITMTTSGAAAGVRPELRAEDLLGGLAEQLDIDVRAATLATVPGASLDFDTLGDCYDWAAGQVAAGAAGVVVVQGTDTLEETAYFFETVWPYQEPLVVTGAMRHPALPGADGPANLVAALTVAAAPASRSRGCVLVMGDEVHLARWVRKANSSRPDAFSSAPTGPVAAVTEGAVHYFHPPGIRPPALERPRPRPGGTDSVAARVPLVEATLDDSGELLDAVVAAGAPGVVVAATGVGHVSQGVADAIERALPNLPVVVASRAGSGTTFRRTYGFRGSESDLLAMGVTMAGWLCPRKARVLLCTLLAAGAEREWIEEEFRRRGDLG, encoded by the coding sequence ATGATGTGCAAGGCTCACACCAAGACCGGGCGGCCTCTGGTCGCCGTCGCCTCCCTCGGCGGCACCATCACGATGACGACGAGCGGCGCTGCCGCGGGCGTCCGTCCGGAACTGCGCGCCGAGGACCTCCTCGGCGGACTCGCCGAGCAGCTGGACATCGACGTACGCGCCGCCACGCTGGCCACCGTTCCGGGCGCCTCACTCGACTTCGACACGCTCGGAGACTGCTACGACTGGGCGGCCGGACAGGTGGCGGCCGGCGCGGCCGGAGTGGTCGTCGTGCAGGGCACGGACACCTTGGAAGAGACCGCCTACTTCTTCGAGACCGTATGGCCGTATCAGGAGCCCCTCGTCGTCACGGGTGCCATGCGTCACCCGGCCCTGCCCGGCGCGGACGGACCGGCCAACCTCGTCGCCGCGCTGACCGTCGCGGCAGCTCCGGCCAGCCGCTCGCGGGGCTGCGTGTTGGTGATGGGCGACGAGGTGCACTTGGCGCGATGGGTGCGAAAGGCGAACTCCAGCCGTCCGGATGCCTTCTCCTCCGCGCCCACGGGCCCGGTTGCAGCCGTCACCGAAGGCGCCGTGCACTATTTCCATCCGCCGGGCATCCGGCCGCCCGCGCTGGAGCGGCCGCGGCCCCGGCCCGGCGGCACGGATTCCGTCGCCGCCCGTGTCCCCCTGGTGGAGGCCACTCTCGACGATTCCGGCGAGCTGCTCGATGCCGTCGTGGCGGCCGGTGCACCGGGCGTGGTGGTCGCCGCCACCGGCGTCGGTCATGTCTCCCAGGGGGTGGCCGACGCGATCGAGCGGGCGCTCCCGAATCTCCCCGTGGTGGTGGCCTCCCGCGCCGGCTCCGGCACGACTTTCCGCCGAACCTACGGTTTCCGCGGCTCGGAATCGGACCTTCTGGCGATGGGGGTGACGATGGCCGGATGGCTGTGCCCGCGCAAGGCCCGAGTACTGCTGTGCACACTGCTCGCCGCGGGTGCCGAGCGGGAATGGATCGAAGAAGAGTTCCGCCGGCGGGGCGATCTCGGATAG